From the Acidovorax sp. NCPPB 3576 genome, the window CCTGGCTGTCGTACACGTTGATCGACGTGCCGTAGGTGGCGCGCGGCGTGGCGGGCACGGGCGGCGTGGCGGTGGAGTCGCCTGCGGCGTCCGGCGCGCGCGCATCGAGGTTGAACGATGCGGTGATCGACGTGGTCTGCTTGGCCGGGATCGGCTGCGACGTGGGGAAGGTGAGCGGTGCGGCGTTGCTCGACGAGCGAAGGCCCGTGGCCGGGTCCACCGCGTAGCCCATCACCTTGGCGCCGCTGTTGGTGATCACGTTGCCCAGGTCGTCGAGCTTGAAGTTGCCCGCACGGGTATAGGCATTGGTGCCATCGGGCTGCTGCAGCTTGAAGAAGCCGTCGCCGTTGATGGCCACGTCCAGGCTGTTGCCGGTGATCGACAGGTTGCCCTGGTTGAACTGCTGCGCCACATCGGCGGTTTCCACGCCGATGCCGGCGTTGGTTCCCCCCGCGGAGCCGATGGCAGAGGCCACCATTTCAGCGAACTCGGCGCGGGAGGCCTTGAAGCCCACCGTGTTGGAGTTGGCGATGTTGTGGCCGATCACGTCCAGGTTCTTGCTGGCGGCGTTGAGGCCGGACAGGCCTTGCTGAAAGCTCATGGTGTTCTCCTGAGAGGAAGAAGGAAAGCGCGTGGAAAAGGAAGGGTGGGCGTGCCGGTCAGAGCACCGCTTTGATCTGGCTGTAGTTGACGGTGCTGCCGGTATCGAGGTCGAGCGTGAGCGCACCGTTGGCAGAGCCGGTGCCCACCACCTTCGCCTGCATGAGCGCCGTGGACTGCACGGTGCCGTCCTTGGTGGAGGCGACCACGCGGAACTGCAGGTCGCTCTTGTTGCCGGCGTATTTGCTGGCATCGAATTCGAAATCGTGGCGACCCTTGTCTTGGGCGCCCATGTCCACCGTGCCGACGACGGCGCCGCCGGGCGTGACGACCTCGACCTTGGTGCTGGTCGATGCGCCGGCCAGCTCGAAATAGCCCTTGCCCGTGCTGTCGGTGAAGGTCATCTTGGAGCCTTCCGCCAGCACCGAGCGGCCGATCATGGCCGTGCCCTGCAGCGTCTGCATCGTGGAGAACTGCTCGGCCATGGTCTGCATGGTGAGGTTCAGCGTCTGGATGCCGGTGACGGTGTTGATCTGCGCCATCTGCGAGGTCATCTGCGCGTTGTCCATCGGATTCATCGGATCCTGGTTGTTCAACTGCGCGACCAGCAGCTTCAGGAAGCGGTCCTGCGCGGCATTGGGGTCGGTGGCCGAATTGGCGCTGGTGCCCGAGTTCACGGTGGCGGTGGAGCCGATGGGATTGAGGATCATGGCGAGGTTCTTCCCGAAAAGTTACTGGCCCATCTGCAGGGTCTTGAGGAGCAGCGACTTGGCCGTGTTCATGACCTCGACGTTGTTCTGGTAGGAGCGGGAGGCGGAGATCATGTTGACCATCTCCTCCACCGCGTTCACGTTGGAATGGGTGACGTAGCCCTCCGCGTCGGCGGACGGGTGGCTCGGGTCGTGCACCCGCTTGCCCGGCGCATTGCTCTCGCTGATGGCGCTCACCCGCACGCCGGCGGAGCTCTCGGCCCCCATGGGTGCGGTCTGGAACACCACCTGGCGCGCCTTGTAGGCCTGGCCGTCCGGGCCGGCCACGGCCTCGACGTTGGCCAGGTTGCTGGCCACTACGTTGAGCCGCTGCGACTGCGCACTGATGGCGCTGCCCGAGACATTGAAGATGGAGAACATGGACATGGCGGTTTCCGCTTTCCGTGGGTCTGGCCGTTACGCTTACTGGCCCTGGATGGCGCTCAGCATCGTCTTGGCGTTGCCGTTGATGAAACGCAGCGTGGCTTCGTAGCGCACGGCGTTGTCCACGAAGGCGGCCCGCTCGCGGTCCAGGTCCACCGTGTTGTTGTCCAGGTTGGGCTGGGTCTGCACCGAATAGCCGAGCGTGCTGCCCGATCCCATGCCCGTCGTGGCGGCCGGCAGCGGGATGTGGCGCGGGTCGGTGGCGCTTTGCTGGCGCTGGCCGGTGGCCAGTGACATGCTGGCGCCCGATCCCGTGCTCAGCGTGGTCGAGCCGCCGCCGGTCGCATCGCGCATCGCGTCGGCGAAATTGAAGTCGCGGGCCACGTAGCCGGGCGTGTCGGCGTTGGCGATGTTGCTGGCGATGGCACGCTGGCGCTCGGCACGCAGCAAAAGCGCGTTACCGTGGAAATCCAGCCTTTCGGTCATCTTGTTGAGCATGTCAGCCTCGCACAGCGGTGGGTCGTGGCCGGAAGGAAAAAGGGTCTTCCGGCGTGGGTTCGATTATGGAAATGGGCCGGTTTTTCTAAAGCGCGAAGAACGCGGCGATTGGCGCGCAGTTCGGTGCTTCGTCCGCGCCGCCGGGCCCTAAAGTGCCAGGGGTCGAATGGCCTTCCCTGGTGGGCGGCGCATTCCCCGCCACAGGAGGCTTGCCATGTCACTTACTACCGCTCCCCGATTTCTTTCTTCCCTGCGACTGGCCCGGATGGCCGCGCTGGCGGCGGCCTTTGCCCTGCCCGCTGCGGCACTGCGGGCCCAGGCCGTGGCCGACCCGTCTGCGGACCTGGGCGGCATCACCCAGCGCTGGCTGGACGATGCCCTGCAGCGCGGCCAGTCGGGCACGGCCAGCATGCCGCTGCGCATGGAAGTGAGCGTGGGCGCGCTGGACCCGCGTTTGCGCCTGGCGCCGTGCGCCCGCGTCGAGCCCTACCTGCCTGCCGGTTCGCGCCTGTGGGGCCGCACCCGCCTGGGGCTGCGCTGCGTGGACGGCGCCACGGCATGGAATGTGTTCCTTCCCGTCACCGTCAAGGCCTACGGCCCGGCCTGGGTGCTCACGGGCAATGTGGCGTCCGGCGCCGTGCTCTCGGCTGCCGACGCGACCGAAGCCGAGGTGGACTGGGCGGCGGAAACCACCGCCATCGTGGCCAACCCGGAAAGCTGGGTTGGCATGGTGGCCTCGCGCCAGCTCATGGCCGGCCAGGCCGTGCGCCAGCACATGGTCAAGGCGCCAACCCTGTTCAAGGCGGGGGCGGCCGTGCGGGTCGTGGCCCAGGGACGGGGTTATTCGGTAACATCCGCCGGCCAGGCGATCACCGCCGGCGCCGTCGGCGAGACTGTGCGCATCCGTATGGAGAATGGCCGTGTCGTCGCCGGTGTTGTGTCCGAAAATGGAACAGTAGAGATCACTTTGTAAGCGATGGGGCGCAAGAAAAGCCTAAAGTCCCTGTCGAAGTGGTCGAAAACATTGCTACTGTGCCCCACATCGAGCGGGGTGGGAGAGAGCGATGAAGATAGGTCAAAACCCCGAAATAGCCAATGCAGTGTCGCAAGCCGCCACTGCCGCCAAGCAGGCCAAGGCCCCTGCGGCTGCCGCCGAAACGGCTGCCAAGAGCGCCGCGCCCGCTGCCGCTGCGGCCGCTGGCGTGCCTGTCACGTTTTCCAGCGCCGCCCGCGGACTCGAAGCCAATGGCCGGGCCAGCACCGATTTCGATGCCAACAAGGTGAAGGCCGTGCGCGCCGCCATCGAAAAGGGCACCTTCACGGTGGACGCCGATGCGATCGCGGACAAGCTGCTGTCCAATGCGCAGGAAATCATCTCCCACAACAGCAACAGCCACTGAACCCCGGGTTTCCTGCAGGGGTTGATCGGCACAGGATCCACCCATGCAACTCGAAACCACGCTGTCTGAAGTCGAATCCCGGTTGAAAGACGTCGGTGCCGCCCTGCTGGAGACCGACGCGCTCGCGGTGGAACGCACCGCTCCCTTGTTGCGCCAGGCAGCCCTCGAACTGTCACAGGCGCTCCAGAAAATCCCCCGTCCCACTGAACTGCCGGCCGACATCCAGCGCCGCATCCAGGCCATCCGCAGCCAGTTGTCCCAGCAGCGCGAGCATTTGGCGCGCCTGTCCGCGCTGACCGAGCGCCAGGTGGCCACCCTGCTGCCTCCCCAGGAGGCATCGACCTACGGAAACGGCGCCCCGGCCCGCTCGGGCGGCGCCGCACGGATCTACCGGTCCCAGGGCTGATCCCGGCCGGCTTCCCTCGATCCCCTGGCAAAAGCCAGGCCCCAAGCAAAAAGGCCGCATCTGCATGCGGCCTTTTTTCGTTGGTTCAGGGCGCCCGGTGGGCGTGCCCTGAACAGCAGGGGCTAATGGCTCCGCATCTTGGCCCGCAGCCGGGCGATGGACTGGCTGTGCAGCTGGCAGATGCGCGATTCGGTCACGCCCAGCACGGCCGCGATCTCCTTCAGGTTCATGTCGTGCTCGTAGTACATGCCCATGATGTGCTGCTCGCGCTCCGGCAGGCCCTTGATGGCGGCCACCAGCGAGGCTTTGAGCCGCTGGTCGCGCAGCATGGCCATCGGGTCTGCTTCGCCATCGGCCACATGCCGGTCGAGGAAGCTGTCGTCGCCGTCGTCGCCGCGGGTCATGTCCTCCAGATAGACCAGCTGCGTGCCGCGCACCTTGCCCAGCAGCGTCTGGTATTCGCCCAGGCTCAGGTCCAGTTCGGCGGCGATTTCGGACTCGAGCGGACTGCGGCCGAGTTTTTGCTCCAGCCGGTGGACGGCATGTTCGATTTCCTTCTGGCTCTTGCGCGAGCTGCGCGACATCCAGTCGCCCTCGCGCAACTCGT encodes:
- the flgM gene encoding flagellar biosynthesis anti-sigma factor FlgM — encoded protein: MKIGQNPEIANAVSQAATAAKQAKAPAAAAETAAKSAAPAAAAAAGVPVTFSSAARGLEANGRASTDFDANKVKAVRAAIEKGTFTVDADAIADKLLSNAQEIISHNSNSH
- the flgA gene encoding flagellar basal body P-ring formation chaperone FlgA yields the protein MSLTTAPRFLSSLRLARMAALAAAFALPAAALRAQAVADPSADLGGITQRWLDDALQRGQSGTASMPLRMEVSVGALDPRLRLAPCARVEPYLPAGSRLWGRTRLGLRCVDGATAWNVFLPVTVKAYGPAWVLTGNVASGAVLSAADATEAEVDWAAETTAIVANPESWVGMVASRQLMAGQAVRQHMVKAPTLFKAGAAVRVVAQGRGYSVTSAGQAITAGAVGETVRIRMENGRVVAGVVSENGTVEITL
- the flgC gene encoding flagellar basal body rod protein FlgC, which codes for MSMFSIFNVSGSAISAQSQRLNVVASNLANVEAVAGPDGQAYKARQVVFQTAPMGAESSAGVRVSAISESNAPGKRVHDPSHPSADAEGYVTHSNVNAVEEMVNMISASRSYQNNVEVMNTAKSLLLKTLQMGQ
- the flgB gene encoding flagellar basal body rod protein FlgB, with amino-acid sequence MLNKMTERLDFHGNALLLRAERQRAIASNIANADTPGYVARDFNFADAMRDATGGGSTTLSTGSGASMSLATGQRQQSATDPRHIPLPAATTGMGSGSTLGYSVQTQPNLDNNTVDLDRERAAFVDNAVRYEATLRFINGNAKTMLSAIQGQ
- a CDS encoding flagellar hook assembly protein FlgD; translated protein: MILNPIGSTATVNSGTSANSATDPNAAQDRFLKLLVAQLNNQDPMNPMDNAQMTSQMAQINTVTGIQTLNLTMQTMAEQFSTMQTLQGTAMIGRSVLAEGSKMTFTDSTGKGYFELAGASTSTKVEVVTPGGAVVGTVDMGAQDKGRHDFEFDASKYAGNKSDLQFRVVASTKDGTVQSTALMQAKVVGTGSANGALTLDLDTGSTVNYSQIKAVL
- a CDS encoding RNA polymerase sigma factor FliA; translated protein: MYTAKGQLDRDALIRQHVPLVRRIAHHMIAKLPPNVELDDLIQVGMMGLSEALSRYEATQGVQFETFATQRIRGAMLDELREGDWMSRSSRKSQKEIEHAVHRLEQKLGRSPLESEIAAELDLSLGEYQTLLGKVRGTQLVYLEDMTRGDDGDDSFLDRHVADGEADPMAMLRDQRLKASLVAAIKGLPEREQHIMGMYYEHDMNLKEIAAVLGVTESRICQLHSQSIARLRAKMRSH